The genomic DNA ATTATTGCAGTAATGCCTACATTAGTTATGCAATTTACAAATCTTCCAATTAGATTTGGAGGAACTTCTTTGCTAATTGTAGTAGGGGTTGCATTAGAAACTATGAAACAAGTAGAAGCACAAATGATGATGAGACACTATCAAGGTTTCTTAAAATAGATAGAAGTATTCATGGGGGATACCCCATGGGCTGCTTCACTATAATTTAGGAGATGATTATAATGAGATTAATCTTATTAGGGCCTCCAGGGGCAGGTAAAGGAACACAAGCTTCATCCATTGTAGAAAAGTTTGCTATACCTCATATATCAACAGGAGATATTTTTAGAAAAAATATCAAAGAAGGAACGGATTTAGGTAAAAAGGCAAAAGAATATATGGATCAAGGGCTTTTGGTTCCAGATGAATTAGTAGTAGCTATTGTAGAAGATAGACTACAAGAACAAGATTGTAAAAATGGTTTCTTACTTGATGGATTTCCAAGAACAGTAAAGCAAGCGGAAGCATTAGATCAAGTCCTTGCAAAGATGAATGTAGCAATTGATAAAACTATCAATGTAGATGTAGATAAAGAAATGTTAGTAGAAAGAGCTGTGGGAAGAAGAATTTGCAAAAGTTGTGGAGCGACATTTCATGTGAAGTTTAATCCTCCTCAAAAAGAAGGAGTATGCGATAAATGTGGTGAAACTCTTCAACAAAGAGCAGATGATACAAAAGAAACTGTTTCAAGAAGAATTGAAGTATATTTAAATGAAACACAGCCTCTTATCGATTACTATAATAAAAAGCAAATTCTTGTTACCATTGATGGACAACAAGAA from Inediibacterium massiliense includes the following:
- a CDS encoding adenylate kinase; protein product: MRLILLGPPGAGKGTQASSIVEKFAIPHISTGDIFRKNIKEGTDLGKKAKEYMDQGLLVPDELVVAIVEDRLQEQDCKNGFLLDGFPRTVKQAEALDQVLAKMNVAIDKTINVDVDKEMLVERAVGRRICKSCGATFHVKFNPPQKEGVCDKCGETLQQRADDTKETVSRRIEVYLNETQPLIDYYNKKQILVTIDGQQEISKVFKDILTALGA